In the genome of Pseudomonadota bacterium, the window GTTGTTAGTAAAAATTCTTTTCCTAGGAGGGGATGGAAAGGATGGGTAACCTTGAAACAGGTGTGCTCATTGTATGCAGTTGACTGACTTATTAAACAAGATGGGTTATGGAAACTTATGACGATCGATTCAATTGATGCCACCAAAACAATAGAGCACACCGAGCTGTTAATCTGCTTTATGATCGTCTAAACCTCAATAGCCAAAACAGCAGCAAACCACCCTCCAGTGATCCAAATAGAGAAAAGACCAGTCGATCAAAGGTGAAGAACCCTCCAAACTTCATTTCAAATCCATGGTAATAAAATAATGCTCTTTCATTTTTACCTTGCAAATCTGGACCAAGAGTCCATAATTGCAAGGATGATAACACGAAGAATATACACTTAACTGTTACACTTGCTCGATCATTATCCAGCGGTTGCATTGCTTGGCCCCCGTCAGGTTGGTAAAACAACGCTTGCTCTTGAGCTTGCTAAAGACCGACAAGCGATTTATCTCGATTTGGAATCTGACAAAGATCGATCTAAGTTAGTAGATCCTGAACTTTACCTTTCAGATCATGAGGATAAGCTCGTGATTCTTGACGAAGTCCATCGGCTCCCAAATTTATTTCAGAATCTACGTAGCCTCATCGATCAAGGTCGAAGGAAAGGCTTGAATGTAGGGCGTTTTCTACTGCTTGTGTGTTGGTTCAGCTTCTGTAGATCTTTTGAGACAATCTGGTGAATCACTTGCAGGACGCGTTTCTTACCTTGAGCTTGTTCCCTTGGATATTCTTGAAGTTAATAGCAAGCAAATTGATAAACTCTGGATCAGAGGCGGATTTCCAAGCAGCTTTCTTGATTCTACAGAAAACATGAGCCTTAAATGGCGCCGCGATTTTATCAAAACCTACCTCGAACGGGATAATACCGCAAATTGGGCCAAAGATTCCTGCTGAAACCCTTGGTCGTTTTTGGATGATGCTGGCGCATAATCAGGGTGGTTTACTCAATGCTGCAGCACTTGCGCGCGGCCTAGGTGTTGATGGTAAAACCATCGCTAAATATCTGGACCTGCTTGTGGACTTATTACTGGTTCGCAGACTTCCCCCCTGGCACAATAATCTTGGCAAACGTCTTGTCAAATCCCCAAAGATTTATGTGCGGGATAGTGGCATTACTCACGCACTTTTAAAATTACAAAACAAAGAGGCAGTGTTGGGACACCCTATTGTAGGTATGAGTTGGGAAGGATTTGTTATCGAAAACCTTATTGCAGTCGCCCCAGAAGATACCGATACATACTTTTATCGCTCATCAGTGGGAGCTGAAATTGATCTTCTTTTGCGCTTTCCTGGAGATCAATTATGGGCCATAGAAATTAAGCGCAGCCTAACTCCAAAGCCGCGTAAGGGCTTTGACATTGCTTGTGATGATTTAAAACCCGATGCACGCTACGTCGTCTATCCTGGGTTGGAACAATTTCCAGTTTCTGCTCATACCAGAGCCATCAACTTATTTGATCTAGCTAAAAAAGCAAGAGCTATACCGAAGTGAAATCAAAACCTCCGTTTCCTGATACGCTCAAAGTGCTCATTTACACTTGTAAACTGCGCGCTTCTCGCTATCATTAAACTAGAGGTTTTGATTTCACGAGAGTATACACTGTAGCTGGAAAACCCAGCTCAAGGAATCAAAGGAGACCATGAAGGACTTACTGCACTTTCTCCCCTGGGTGTGGGAATGATGCGCTCATTGTGTCCTGTGATATCCACCATATACAGTTTGCCTGGAAGTTGGCTGCGACCTCTACCTCGATCAGACCT includes:
- a CDS encoding DUF6444 domain-containing protein; this translates as MLYDRLNLNSQNSSKPPSSDPNREKTSRSKVKNPPNFISNPW